A portion of the Anabas testudineus chromosome 22, fAnaTes1.2, whole genome shotgun sequence genome contains these proteins:
- the eapp gene encoding E2F-associated phosphoprotein isoform X1: MSKLNKSQDFDSYEIEEPSDEERAASSSEDELDVLLNGTPDQKKKLIREYLTGESESSSGDEFEKEMEAELSSTIRTMEGTWGPSTSAETLARGNGGSGPALPNPRMYDKVYFDSDSDEEDKPSSSAGQRQRRRTIPTNDELLYDPDEDDRDQAWVDAKRREYNSRKRPAAALRSQRHQPQGLPSSDAILNCPACMTTLCLDCQRHEKYRTQYRAMFVMNCTVKRDEVLRYKTQPERKQRNRKRRRGQKTETAMDETPDPTPAGMDADEAYHPVECSECSTEVAVFDKDEVYHFFNILASHC, translated from the exons atgagCAAACTGAATAAATCACAGGACTTTGACTCATATGAGATCGAGGAGCCGAGCGACGAGGAGAGAGCAGCCAGCAG TTCAGAGGATGAGCTAGATGTGTTGCTGAACGGGACTCCTGatcagaagaagaagctgatcAGAGAGTATCTGACAGGAGAGAGTGAATCGTCAAGTGGGGATGAGTTTGAGAAGGAGATGGAGGCGGAGCTCAGCTCCACCATCAGAACTATGGAGGGAACCTGGGGGCCGTCAACATCAG CAGAAACCTTAGCACGTGGAAATGGAGGCAGTGGTCCAGCACTTCCTAACCCCCGGATGTATGATAAGGTTTACTTTGATTCGGACTCAGATGAGGAGGATAAACCAA GCAGCTCTGCTGGCCAGAGGCAAAGACGAAGGACTATACCGACTAACGATGAGCTGCTGTATGACCCTGATGAGGACGACAGAGATCAGGCCTGGGTGGATGCAAAAAGGAGAGA GTATAACAGCAGAAAACgaccagcagcagcattgaGGTCGCAGCGTCATCAACCTCAGGGTTTACCCAGCAGTGATGCCATTCTCAACTGTCCTGCTTGCATGACAACACTCTGCCTCGACTGTCAGAG GCATGAAAAGTACCGGACGCAGTATCGAGCCATGTTCGTCATGAACTGCACGGTGAAGAGAGATGAGGTGTTACGCTACAAAACCCAgccagagaggaaacagaggaacaggaaaaggaggaggggacagaaaacagaaacggCAATGGACGAGACTCCCGATCCAACACCAGCGGGGATGGATGCTGACGAGGCTTACCACCCGGTGGAGTGCTCTGAGTGCTCCACGGAGGTGGCCGTGTTTGACAAAGACGAGGTTTATCACTTCTTCAACATCTTGGCCAGCCACTGCTGA
- the eapp gene encoding E2F-associated phosphoprotein isoform X2 translates to MSKLNKSQDFDSYEIEEPSDEERAASSSEDELDVLLNGTPDQKKKLIREYLTGESESSSGDEFEKEMEAELSSTIRTMEGTWGPSTSETLARGNGGSGPALPNPRMYDKVYFDSDSDEEDKPSSSAGQRQRRRTIPTNDELLYDPDEDDRDQAWVDAKRREYNSRKRPAAALRSQRHQPQGLPSSDAILNCPACMTTLCLDCQRHEKYRTQYRAMFVMNCTVKRDEVLRYKTQPERKQRNRKRRRGQKTETAMDETPDPTPAGMDADEAYHPVECSECSTEVAVFDKDEVYHFFNILASHC, encoded by the exons atgagCAAACTGAATAAATCACAGGACTTTGACTCATATGAGATCGAGGAGCCGAGCGACGAGGAGAGAGCAGCCAGCAG TTCAGAGGATGAGCTAGATGTGTTGCTGAACGGGACTCCTGatcagaagaagaagctgatcAGAGAGTATCTGACAGGAGAGAGTGAATCGTCAAGTGGGGATGAGTTTGAGAAGGAGATGGAGGCGGAGCTCAGCTCCACCATCAGAACTATGGAGGGAACCTGGGGGCCGTCAACATCAG AAACCTTAGCACGTGGAAATGGAGGCAGTGGTCCAGCACTTCCTAACCCCCGGATGTATGATAAGGTTTACTTTGATTCGGACTCAGATGAGGAGGATAAACCAA GCAGCTCTGCTGGCCAGAGGCAAAGACGAAGGACTATACCGACTAACGATGAGCTGCTGTATGACCCTGATGAGGACGACAGAGATCAGGCCTGGGTGGATGCAAAAAGGAGAGA GTATAACAGCAGAAAACgaccagcagcagcattgaGGTCGCAGCGTCATCAACCTCAGGGTTTACCCAGCAGTGATGCCATTCTCAACTGTCCTGCTTGCATGACAACACTCTGCCTCGACTGTCAGAG GCATGAAAAGTACCGGACGCAGTATCGAGCCATGTTCGTCATGAACTGCACGGTGAAGAGAGATGAGGTGTTACGCTACAAAACCCAgccagagaggaaacagaggaacaggaaaaggaggaggggacagaaaacagaaacggCAATGGACGAGACTCCCGATCCAACACCAGCGGGGATGGATGCTGACGAGGCTTACCACCCGGTGGAGTGCTCTGAGTGCTCCACGGAGGTGGCCGTGTTTGACAAAGACGAGGTTTATCACTTCTTCAACATCTTGGCCAGCCACTGCTGA
- the sptssa gene encoding serine palmitoyltransferase small subunit A, which produces MALGDCWKQLSWFYYQYLLVTALYMLEPWERTVFNSLLISVAGMAVYTGYVFMPQHIMAILHYFEVVQ; this is translated from the exons ATGGCTCTGGGAGACTGTTGGAAGCAGTTGTCCTGGTTTTACTACCAGTATCTGCTGGTGACGGCCTTGTACATGCTGGAGCCCTGGGAGCGGACGGTGTTCA ACTCCCTGCTGATCTCTGTGGCCGGCATGGCAGTTTACACTGGCTACGTCTTCATGCCGCAGCACATCATGGCGATCCTGCACTACTTCGAGGTTGTTCAATGA